One stretch of Rhodohalobacter mucosus DNA includes these proteins:
- a CDS encoding matrixin family metalloprotease, with protein sequence MTLPDLLKPLFIILILAGAGYYFLNYEGPARQATVQSVPCLEPLTYRIGEIDSRFGISESEVAAAMKQAASIWSEELSRPAAIESDEGNVVVKFVYDERQQVVDGEVRFRQRIESEQIRLDQFLRTYERKRREFEERSERYSRLANETLREIGELNRWVEQRSPAGGLSEQDAGRFEDRKRELERKQQEVQREKENLESLAQELNRDADRLNLMTAENNRLVDEYNNRYSGEKKFTKATYQNLPDGGAITVNTYLTKSELVLILAHELGHAFGLDHLPNSKSVMHSQMGDQELFPILQLTGEDKAAIRGVCAGAGI encoded by the coding sequence ATGACGCTACCCGATCTTTTAAAACCCCTTTTCATCATTTTAATCCTCGCTGGTGCAGGATACTATTTTCTGAACTATGAGGGACCGGCACGGCAAGCCACTGTTCAGTCTGTCCCATGCCTGGAACCACTTACCTACAGAATCGGTGAGATCGATAGCCGGTTTGGAATTTCGGAAAGTGAAGTAGCGGCTGCCATGAAACAAGCGGCCTCCATCTGGTCGGAAGAGCTCAGCAGACCCGCGGCAATTGAGTCTGATGAAGGCAATGTGGTGGTAAAGTTTGTATATGACGAGCGCCAACAGGTGGTGGACGGTGAAGTGCGATTCCGTCAGCGCATTGAGTCCGAACAGATCAGGCTTGATCAGTTTCTCCGCACGTATGAACGAAAGAGGAGAGAGTTTGAGGAGAGATCAGAACGATATTCACGGCTTGCAAATGAGACATTGAGAGAAATTGGAGAATTGAATCGATGGGTTGAACAGAGATCGCCAGCGGGAGGGCTCTCAGAGCAGGATGCCGGGCGTTTTGAGGATCGTAAGCGCGAACTCGAGCGGAAACAGCAGGAGGTGCAGCGCGAAAAAGAGAATCTGGAGAGTTTGGCTCAAGAACTGAACCGAGATGCAGATCGCCTGAACCTGATGACTGCAGAAAATAACCGTCTCGTGGATGAGTACAACAACAGGTACTCCGGAGAAAAGAAATTTACAAAAGCCACCTATCAGAACCTTCCGGACGGAGGCGCGATTACGGTTAACACCTACCTGACCAAGTCGGAACTGGTTTTGATTCTCGCACACGAGCTGGGGCATGCATTCGGACTCGACCACCTGCCAAACTCAAAATCAGTGATGCACAGCCAGATGGGTGATCAGGAACTATTCCCTATTCTGCAGCTGACCGGGGAAGATAAGGCAGCAATCAGGGGAGTCTGTGCAGGGGCAGGGATATAA